A segment of the Prochlorococcus sp. RS04 genome:
AATGTGTGTCTTTATATAATTGTAAATAAATTATTTCTATGCAGTTATTTTTTATCATGTTATAAATTCCTCTAGAATTTGATAAAATTAAAATGAATAGCTAATTTTATTACTAATATATTGTAATGATTTCTAAATTTCTCAGCAAACTAAAATCAACTTTATTTAAAAGGGAAGTAACTTCTGAAACCCCTTTAAAGAAAGAAAAAAAAGCAGCAAAGTCTGCAAAAACAAAAACAAAAACAAAAACAAAATCAAAAACCAAAGCAGTAAATTCTAAGAAAAATATTGAAACTTTGACTACACTTCCAGGTGTTGGAGCAAAAAGCGCAAAAGCTTTGTATGAGGCGGGATTTAAAACAACAAAGGCAGTTATCGCTGCAGATGAAAAAGATCTTCTTGCTGTATCAGGCGTTGGAATAAATCTTGTTAAGAAGCTTAAAAAGCTTAAGTAGTTAAAATTTTATTTTTAAACCTATTTTTAAAAAATTTGTAATATCAAATCACAATCAAAAAATTTATGAGATCTAGCAGATTATCTTCTTCTTGCTTTTCTTCTCTGTTGCAACTTTCTTTTATATTTTTCAATAGGTGTTTCGTGATGTCTTAGTCTTTTTAAATCTGCAAAGATTCCTGACTTAGATACTTGTCTTTTAAATCTTCTAAGGGCTGACTCAATACCCTCGTTCTCTCCAACTGTAACTTGTGTCAAAATTTTCTAAATAAATGATATTCTAGCACTTAAACAGATACATTCAAACTCAAAACATCTAATTAAGAGTTATTCGTTTATTTGGCTAATTTTTTGCCCACTCCATAAATCTTTTTTTATTACTTTTTATGTCTTGTAATGATTCAAAATAATATTTTTCCCAATTATCTTTAGGCAGGCCAAGAAATAACATAAGGTTTAATGGGTATTGATTGCTATCAGTACAATTTCTAAAATCATCCCTGAATAAAAAGATTTCCTTTTTTAGAGCAATTGCGATACCCAATTCAATCATTACACCTTCATCTGGAGGATTTCCATTAACAATCGCAAAAATACAATCACATTCTTTTAAATCATTGAAATTACTATTAGCAACTTCATATGCCCATTGACTTTTTTGTTGTGTTATTAGTTTTGCTCTCTCAAAAGGTTCAAATACTTCTACATTTAAATCATTAAAGATTTCAATAAATTCATTTAAAAGTGTTTTAGTTTGTTTTGAAAATCCATATGGATTTGCCAAATATAATTTCTTACTCAACTTAAACCTCTTTTTTTGATGTACTCTTCGCGGTCACTTTTTGAATTTAAAGTATTTTCCCAAGGAAAAACAATCCATTGACTTTTTTTTGTTACGTGCACTGTATTCCACCATGTAGGTTTGATTTTACTAAATAATACAAAAAACATAGCTCCTTCAATATTCTTGAAGCTTGTCAATGTAATGCCTGTTTCATAAACATCATCTACTATTAGTGAATTCTTTATTGGCTCTGAAATTAATTCAATTTTTAATTTATGGCTTAGTGCTACAGCAAGACATAATCCGCCACGAGGAACTCCATATATCCCAGAAAATTCCTTAAACCTACATTTATTAGCTATTTGTTCTACGCTCTTATCAAATTCGCTCCAAGTAAAAAAACTTATCATCTTAATTTTCGTTTTTTTCTGTTGTAGTAGCGTAATTTGAAGCAATTACACTTAAAAGTGCTACTACTTGCTCATTTGGACAATTAGTATTTTTTTTTAAATTTTCACATTCATTTATTATCTTAGCGTATGTATCCTCAACTATCCCGTTCATTTGCTCGATGCTAAAAGAATATGGTTTATTCATTATTTAATTATTAGTTATTTTATTTTTACTTAAATATCCAACGAAGTAAATATTTTTAGTATTTAAAGATAAATTTATTCCCACATGGGGTCATTGAATTTTTCATTTTTAAGTGAAGAAGGAACATAAGTATGTAAAGTTTCAATTTTTATAGCCCATTTTTTAGAGTTTCCCTTTAAACTTTTACTTTCAATTAGGTTTGTTAGGGAAATCCTTTTTCTAACTTTAAGAAGTCCTAAACAAGCTTCCCAGGCTTCATGATTTTTATAAATATTTAGCCAAAAATCAAAAATATTTTCCAAGATTTCTAAAGGGATATCAAATGGAATCCCTATTGAAGGTTTTGCAATTAAATAATTTTTGTTTCTTAGTTCATTTAATAAATTATTTACGTTTAAATTAATAGCTAAAAGAATGTCTTTTGCTGATTCATTACCTATTAATTCTTTTCTATGGCAATCTAAAAGATTTTCATCCTCAAGGATATTTTCATCGCAATTTTTTATTCCCACAATCCAAAACCCTTCTCCATTATTCACTCCACTAGCAAGAAATAGATATTGAGGTGAATTCTCCAAGATTTTAAATAGTTTTGTCCATTTTTAACATTATTTGCTTGATATGAAAATAATTTAGCTATGCAATTAACAATATGAAGTCCTCGTAAAAAAAAATTTGTTGTTATAGTTAAATTTTTAGAAAATGTTTGATTTAAGAGAACTAACATTAATGTTTTTAGATCCTACTGATTTAATAATTAATAATATAAATAAATATCTTTATAGTAATAAAGCAATTAAGTTTATTTTTTCTTAGGAAATAATTTTCCAATTTTTTCCTTTTGCAAGTATTCCTTTTTAGTTCTTATTTTTTTGTCTTCTAAAGATTCTTTATTAGTACTTACAGCATAAATAATATAGAAAATCATGCCAGTAAATATTAATCCTACAAAAATTATGAATATTCCTATAGGTTCACTTGGACTGAATATTTTAAGATCTAAAGTTGTATTTAGGGAAATTATCATCAATAAACTAATTCCTTAAATAAATTTTATAGAAATCTAATTGATTTCCTCGTATCCGTAATATGTTGCATTGTCAGAATTTTTATACCCATTAGCCGCTTCCTGTAAGTTTTGACTATCAATTTTTCTTGCTTTAGCATGAATCATATTGAATGGGAAAATCACAGCTCCTACAAAAAAATGAAGAATTAAGAAATCTGAAGGTAATCCATTTGTCCAATCAGGAAAAAAGAGCAATGTCATCAATGATTCGTACATATTTGTAATCAATAAACCTCTGACTATTATTGCTGAACTTATCGCAATACTTTTAATTATTAATAAATTGAAATTTAATTTTCTTTATATAATTATCAGATTTAATTGAAAAGACAATCTTGAAATACTATTATATTATTTAAAAGTTTTGATTAATAGCTGTTGTTAAAATTATTTTTTGGATTTCTTTTATTTATAAATTTTCAATTAAAACCTGCAATAGGTTTAACTTTTGATACGTCCGATCCTAGTGTTAGTTTCCTACAAAATAGGATCTCTAATAATTTCTCTAAGAAATATTGCAATGCTATTCAAAATGGTTTTTCTAAAGATGAAGCAATGAAATCAGCTATTATAAAAACTGAAAACATTATATCTTTTTCTTATAATCCACAGAAAAAATGGATTGAGAAAAGTGACTTGGCCAACCAAATCGCATTACAAGTAGTAAATAACTGTGGACCTTCATTTGGATTAATTGGAAAGGATGGAGTAAATTACTTTAAATCATATTTTCTAGAAATTTACGAAAAAACTACTCCTGACAAAAATTTTTCTAGATAAATTAGGTTAATGAACAATATTTCAGATAAATTAGTAGTAACAATCATATTGATTACTATTCTTTTTGTTTTTGGATTGATTTTTTCAGTAAAGTCACCAGAAAGAAAGATTATAGATTCGCCAATAATTTGGAAAGATGACTATTCTAATATTTCGCTTTACAGGAGCAATAAAATAAATTCAGAAATAGAAAGAATATTTTAAATGATAATTCATTATTTACCTAATTAGAAAGATCCTATTCAACAATATAAAAATATTATTTAGAATCTCAATCAATTTATCATTTCATTTTCAATTTAAGTAGTTCAAAAGAACTGACGCAAGTTTCAAGTCTTCATTAAACCATGCTCGTATCGCCATAGCTCTTCGAGGATCATAAAAAATTTGTTTTCTGTACCAACTAAGAACTTCTGAATCTGATTTCTTCCCATTACATGACAAACAACATGGCACGCAATTACTTGTACTGCTAATCCCACCTTTTGACATTGGGTGAAGGTGGTCAAGTGATTCTGAGGGTTTACCGCAATAAATACATTTATAGTTAGTAAGTTTATTAAGTGACTCTTTCCAATTTTTATTACTTATCTTGGGACAAAACTGATCAAGATAAATTGCATCTTGTTTATGCATAAAACTCTTGATATCCTTCTTGATGATAACAGTTTTTTTTGAAAGTATGATTGAATGATAAGGTGAGACTTTTTAAATCATATGCTTCTTATGAAAAGAATAATTTTCACTTATTAATACAAAGGCAATTTATGGTTAATGCTTTATTTATTAACAATATTATTAGGAAATTTTGATCATTCTTTACTTAAAAGTATTTATATCTTTTTGATATCGTTTTTTTCTAATACGTTCTCAGCGATTTCTGGAGGAGGAGCAGGATTAATACAATTGCCTGCATTAATTTTATCTGGAGTTCCTTATTATCAGGCTCTGGCTAGTCATAAATTAGCAACAGTAGCACTAGGAATAGGGGGTTCCTTACGAAATCACAAATCATTAGGTAATGATATAAGTGTTGCTTGGCAAATTTTAATTTTTGGATTGCCAGGAGTAATTTTAGGGGCTTCTGTAGTTGAATATATATCAGAAAAGTACTTGTACTTAATTTTAGGAATAATATCCATATTACTAGCATTTTACTCATTCCTTAAACCAAATTTAGGTTTAACATCTGGTTACAAAAAGCTTAATTTTGTTCATAAAATTAGATTTTTAATTTTTATTTTTCTTATAGGTATATTAAATGGCTCTATTTCTTCAGGAACTGGATTGCTTGTAACAATACTTTTAATAAAAACTTTTGAAATGGATTTTCTTCGAGCTATAAGTATGACATTCTTTACTGTTGGGATTTTTTGGAATTTTATAGGAGCAGTTTTTTTGGCAAGAATAGGATCGGTTCCTTTGAATATGTTGATAGTGTTAATAATTGGATCCTTTACAGGAGGATATTTCGGAGCTCACCTGTCAAAATTAAATGGGAATATTCGAATTAAAAAAACTTTTATAACAGTTTGCATTTTGGTTGGTATTAGCTTATTGATTAAATCCATAAAAATTTTTTTGTAAATTAATTGAGAATTTCAATAAATTTGTATTTAAAAAGGCTAAATAAGGTTAATTAGTTAACAAATTAAATTCATTCTTATTATGCATTGGCAAAGTGGTTAATGAATAACTC
Coding sequences within it:
- a CDS encoding sulfite exporter TauE/SafE family protein, whose protein sequence is MLYLLTILLGNFDHSLLKSIYIFLISFFSNTFSAISGGGAGLIQLPALILSGVPYYQALASHKLATVALGIGGSLRNHKSLGNDISVAWQILIFGLPGVILGASVVEYISEKYLYLILGIISILLAFYSFLKPNLGLTSGYKKLNFVHKIRFLIFIFLIGILNGSISSGTGLLVTILLIKTFEMDFLRAISMTFFTVGIFWNFIGAVFLARIGSVPLNMLIVLIIGSFTGGYFGAHLSKLNGNIRIKKTFITVCILVGISLLIKSIKIFL
- a CDS encoding HNH endonuclease yields the protein MHKQDAIYLDQFCPKISNKNWKESLNKLTNYKCIYCGKPSESLDHLHPMSKGGISSTSNCVPCCLSCNGKKSDSEVLSWYRKQIFYDPRRAMAIRAWFNEDLKLASVLLNYLN
- a CDS encoding helix-hairpin-helix domain-containing protein; translation: MISKFLSKLKSTLFKREVTSETPLKKEKKAAKSAKTKTKTKTKSKTKAVNSKKNIETLTTLPGVGAKSAKALYEAGFKTTKAVIAADEKDLLAVSGVGINLVKKLKKLK
- a CDS encoding nucleoside 2-deoxyribosyltransferase; translation: MSKKLYLANPYGFSKQTKTLLNEFIEIFNDLNVEVFEPFERAKLITQQKSQWAYEVANSNFNDLKECDCIFAIVNGNPPDEGVMIELGIAIALKKEIFLFRDDFRNCTDSNQYPLNLMLFLGLPKDNWEKYYFESLQDIKSNKKRFMEWAKN
- the rpsU gene encoding 30S ribosomal protein S21; its protein translation is MTQVTVGENEGIESALRRFKRQVSKSGIFADLKRLRHHETPIEKYKRKLQQRRKARRR
- a CDS encoding josephin, whose protein sequence is MENSPQYLFLASGVNNGEGFWIVGIKNCDENILEDENLLDCHRKELIGNESAKDILLAINLNVNNLLNELRNKNYLIAKPSIGIPFDIPLEILENIFDFWLNIYKNHEAWEACLGLLKVRKRISLTNLIESKSLKGNSKKWAIKIETLHTYVPSSLKNEKFNDPMWE
- a CDS encoding phosphoribosyltransferase, with translation MISFFTWSEFDKSVEQIANKCRFKEFSGIYGVPRGGLCLAVALSHKLKIELISEPIKNSLIVDDVYETGITLTSFKNIEGAMFFVLFSKIKPTWWNTVHVTKKSQWIVFPWENTLNSKSDREEYIKKRGLS